One window from the genome of Rhodopseudomonas sp. P2A-2r encodes:
- a CDS encoding GNAT family N-acetyltransferase, with the protein MRRSIAELCSADHQDDPEILRRWLANKTPQHWAEWLAYEANTVFVAVDDETVLAVGVVKNDGEITCNYVSPDALFKGVSKAMLAQLEATARGFGHDSCNLVSTETARRFYLACGYEQVGIPDGKFGTAGAYPMLKRLVRD; encoded by the coding sequence ATGCGCCGCTCCATCGCCGAGCTTTGCAGCGCCGATCATCAGGATGATCCGGAGATCCTGCGGCGCTGGCTCGCCAACAAGACGCCGCAACATTGGGCGGAATGGCTCGCTTATGAGGCCAACACGGTTTTCGTCGCCGTGGACGACGAAACGGTGCTCGCCGTCGGCGTGGTCAAGAACGACGGCGAGATTACCTGCAACTACGTCTCGCCGGATGCGCTATTCAAGGGTGTCAGCAAGGCCATGCTGGCGCAGCTCGAGGCTACGGCACGCGGGTTCGGCCACGACTCCTGCAACCTCGTGAGCACCGAAACGGCGCGCCGGTTCTATCTCGCCTGCGGTTACGAGCAGGTAGGGATCCCCGATGGCAAGTTCGGCACCGCTGGGGCCTATCCGATGCTGAAGCGGCTGGTCCGCGACTGA
- a CDS encoding GNAT family N-acetyltransferase, producing the protein MRIDEALPPDFTISDLRDCPEFFDTVADRIWQAWWKRHGVPLAYSVGRLRENMTGRGLPLALVAHRAGQFAGTASLITSDLDERPAYTPWVAAVWTEPEFRGQGIAPALIARAAAAGFAAGFPRIYLCAAKPRRVFYERLGWTPLEDDVGDLQLTIFVKEGLRKCRVAHKTRFGRLDTGPPAMVFCRHEHRRPQQPSLVAHLLKRWPVRFYLFQSSGAAIAVRRPFVRLSCVALLAQVS; encoded by the coding sequence ATGAGAATCGACGAGGCGTTGCCGCCTGACTTCACCATCTCCGACCTGCGCGACTGCCCCGAATTCTTCGATACCGTTGCCGACCGGATCTGGCAGGCGTGGTGGAAGCGACACGGTGTCCCGCTGGCCTATAGCGTCGGGCGGCTGCGTGAGAACATGACAGGACGGGGGCTGCCGCTGGCGCTCGTGGCCCACCGCGCCGGCCAGTTCGCCGGCACTGCGTCGCTGATCACATCGGATCTGGACGAACGGCCGGCCTATACGCCGTGGGTGGCCGCGGTCTGGACCGAACCGGAGTTTCGCGGCCAGGGCATTGCCCCGGCCTTGATCGCGCGGGCCGCCGCCGCGGGCTTTGCCGCCGGCTTCCCGCGCATCTACCTCTGCGCCGCGAAGCCGCGCCGTGTTTTCTACGAAAGGCTGGGCTGGACCCCGCTCGAGGACGATGTCGGGGATCTCCAGCTCACTATCTTCGTGAAGGAGGGGCTGAGGAAGTGCCGGGTGGCCCACAAAACCCGCTTCGGTCGCCTTGACACCGGCCCTCCCGCCATGGTGTTTTGCCGCCATGAACACCGTCGTCCGCAACAGCCGTCTCTGGTGGCGCACCTCCTGAAGAGGTGGCCGGTGCGATTTTATCTTTTTCAATCGTCGGGGGCCGCCATCGCAGTGCGACGGCCCTTTGTTCGTTTGTCCTGTGTGGCGCTCCTCGCTCAAGTCTCCTAA
- a CDS encoding AbrB family transcriptional regulator yields MIVSKLGDSLIVRLSDDDVKTLGLKEGDIVQVKPLDVTPARLTDPAERKAALDRLERFRGMMPADLKFNRDEANER; encoded by the coding sequence ATGATCGTCTCTAAACTGGGTGACAGCCTGATCGTCCGCCTATCCGACGACGACGTTAAGACGTTGGGCCTGAAGGAGGGCGACATCGTTCAGGTCAAGCCGCTGGACGTTACACCAGCGCGCCTGACCGACCCGGCTGAGCGTAAGGCCGCGCTGGACCGGTTGGAGCGTTTTCGCGGGATGATGCCGGCTGATTTAAAGTTCAATCGCGACGAGGCGAATGAGCGTTAG
- a CDS encoding PIN domain-containing protein, with the protein MSVSFFDSNVLLYLASDEPDRVLRVRQLVDSGGIISVQILNEMTSVSRRKFGMSWSETRALLTEMRDLLAIVPLTPEIHESGIRLAERYGFAVYDSFIVAAALAADCDTLWSEDMQNGMLVEGRLRIANPFRA; encoded by the coding sequence ATGAGCGTTAGCTTCTTCGATTCGAACGTTCTGTTGTATCTGGCGTCAGACGAACCAGACCGAGTTCTTCGCGTGCGCCAGCTCGTTGACAGCGGTGGCATCATCAGCGTCCAGATTCTGAACGAAATGACAAGCGTGTCGCGCCGAAAGTTTGGCATGTCCTGGTCTGAAACCAGGGCGCTGCTTACTGAGATGCGGGATCTATTGGCGATCGTTCCGCTGACACCAGAGATCCATGAATCGGGCATCCGCCTCGCTGAGCGCTACGGGTTTGCCGTCTACGACAGCTTCATCGTCGCGGCGGCGCTGGCTGCCGACTGCGATACGCTATGGTCCGAGGATATGCAGAACGGCATGCTGGTCGAAGGCAGATTGCGGATCGCCAATCCGTTCAGGGCATAA